The sequence below is a genomic window from bacterium.
CGATCGAAGTGACCGCCAGCCGGGTCACCTTCCGGGGTTTCACCGTCAAGACCAAGCAGGGCCAAAAAGTCACCGGGATGAAGAATTCCGAGAACGCGGTCATCTGCGACAACGGCAACAACAACAATTTCGACGGGGTCGAGATCGAGACGGTCAGCGACGGCGGCGAGGTTTGCGGCAACGGCAACAAGGAAGGCAACGAAGAGTGCGACGACGGCAACACCGTCAGCGGCGACGGCTGCTCCTCGGCTTGCACCAGCGAGCCGGATAAGGACGGCGACGGCATCGCCGACGACCAGGACAATTGCCCCGACGACCATAACCCCGGCCAGGAGAATTGCGACGGCGACACCAAGGGCGACAAGTGCGACAACGACTGGGATAACGACGACAAGCCCGATGGCGTCGACAACTGCGCGCCCGACCAGACCACCTGCCAGGACGCCACGACTTTGGCCAATCTGCGGAATCCCGATCAGGCCGATGCCGACGAAGACGGCCTCGGCGACCAATGCGATTCCGACGCCGACGGCGACGGCAAGCCCAACGAGAGCGACAACTGCCCCTTGGTCCCTAACGAAGACCAGGAGGATAAGGACGAGGACGGCATCGGCGCGGCTTGCGATCCCAATGACGATCCGGTCGTGCCCGACACCGACGGCGATGGCATCCTCGACAACGTCGATAATTGCCCGACCGACGCCAATCCCGACCAGCTCGATACCGACAGCGACGGCAACGGCGATGTTTGCGACGTCGACGACGACAACGACGGCTTGAGCGACGAGGACGAAGCCACCAAGGGCAGCGATCCGCTCGATCCGGACAGCGACGATGACGGCGTGATTGACGGCGTCGATACCTGCCCGACCAATCCGAATCCGCTTTGCGGAGAGCCCGAGCCGACCGACGGCCCGACCAGCACCGACGCCGACGGCGACGGCAAGCCCAACGTGACCGACAACTGCCCCAATAACGGCAATGCCGGTCAGGAAGACGGCGACGGCGACGGCATCGGCGACGCCTGCGACCTCGACAATCCCGAGGCCGACAGCGACAACGACGGCGTCAAGAACGGCGAGGACAACTGCCCCAGCGTCAGCAACGGCGACCAAGCCGACGCCGACGAGGACAAGATCGGCGACGCCTGCGATCCCGCTCCCCAAGAGCCGGCCGGCGGCATCACCGCCGGCAGCGGCGGCTGTTCGCTCAACGCTTCGGCTTCCTCGGTGAGCCACGGTTTCTACCTGGCTATCCTGGGAATGGCGGCTGTGGCGCTCCGCGTCAAACGGCGCCGCTAATCCAAAAAGATCTCGATGAAAAAGGCCACGCGAAAGCGTGGCTTTTTTTTATCCGGTCCCCGGAATGATGCGTTGCATTAGCGGGCTGGCCGTATCTTTGCACCTTGGTCCCCGCCTGAAATTCCTGAGGAGATCGGCCTCGGCTTTGTATAAAATGAGCGAGGGAAAGGATGGGTGCCCCACTATGCCTTTACTTATCCCCATTGTTTTGGCAAAAACGGAAAACCTGGGGCTTGCTTAGATGATGTTGGGAGAACTCACCTCAAAAATTAAACTTCATCAGCGGCCGATGTC
It includes:
- a CDS encoding thrombospondin type 3 repeat-containing protein, which produces MRLQKYFGAALVALLPLLQISPAHSVVDNTTCQVLSSSDSADDFNSLRRKVEQGFNRDEFRACTDLIKFSKGSAMTIALTAPIHFNSDTDLDCTGDSPACNDGIALMLDGTSNGGKVVIDTTGLADDKCAIEVTASRVTFRGFTVKTKQGQKVTGMKNSENAVICDNGNNNNFDGVEIETVSDGGEVCGNGNKEGNEECDDGNTVSGDGCSSACTSEPDKDGDGIADDQDNCPDDHNPGQENCDGDTKGDKCDNDWDNDDKPDGVDNCAPDQTTCQDATTLANLRNPDQADADEDGLGDQCDSDADGDGKPNESDNCPLVPNEDQEDKDEDGIGAACDPNDDPVVPDTDGDGILDNVDNCPTDANPDQLDTDSDGNGDVCDVDDDNDGLSDEDEATKGSDPLDPDSDDDGVIDGVDTCPTNPNPLCGEPEPTDGPTSTDADGDGKPNVTDNCPNNGNAGQEDGDGDGIGDACDLDNPEADSDNDGVKNGEDNCPSVSNGDQADADEDKIGDACDPAPQEPAGGITAGSGGCSLNASASSVSHGFYLAILGMAAVALRVKRRR